In the bacterium genome, CATAATATGCAGAATAGCATCCGATTTATAATACAGGGCTCCGCAGTCTTTGCATACGATCGTTTCCGGGTTATTCGTTAAAGAGCCGGGCAATTCGCGTAAAGCCGTTTCGCCCTGCAGCGGCGCAAAAAGAAAAATTCTGTTTTTATCATGCCGTATAAGAAAATCTACAGCGCGATTGCATAACCCACACACGCCGTCAAAAAAAATGATTGGTTTTTGAGCCATACGCCTATTGTTGGGAATTCAAAAACGTCTTGCCGAATTGGTGTATCAGTTTCGGAAAATGATCCCTAACCATGAGCAGCGACGGCTGCAGAATGTTGCCAACTAAGGTTTTGTCGTGAACGTCAAACGCCTCTTGGCGCGTTCTTGTCAGCATACGATTAACAGGATAGATAAGATTATTTAGGTCAATATAAGTTTCAAGAAATCGAGTTACAAGAAATTTATTAATGAGATCATCTAACCCGTCGAGCTTGTGATCAAAATGTTTTTCCAGTATATGAACTATGTCTTTTACCCGAATTGCGCCGATTGATTCATAAAATCGCCGCGCAAGATCTGATGATTGTGTCAACAGTAAGTGATCCAATAGTATCTCGACCAGAACATGAGCCAAAAAAAAAGGCCGTATGTTCAGTTTTTCAGAAATTTCCTTCTTCAGAATATTGCGAGTGCCGTCGTAGGAGTTTTTGAAAAAATCAGAACGATGAAAAAACGTATCCATTTCCAGGTGGTTGAGAATTCCCTGCCACAGTTCGCTATGGTTCGCATGAATTTGAGATGCATGAAAGCGTAACGTTCGATCGTACACGCTCAGTATATCCGGCAAAACGACGCCGAAATGAAATTCAGCCGAAGCGGGGGTATCTACGGGCTGTTGAGTGTTAAAATAGTAATGAGTAAGGTAGTTCATTTACTAAAATCCGGGGTTCTTGCTTAAAGAAGATACATATATGTCGACAGGATAAAAAGGCCATTTTATATTTGACTTTTGATTGCAAATCCTGTATAATGGCCTCGCTTGAACCCACGTTCGGGCTAAATAAATTAAAATGTTCGCCTTAAGCGGACTACCTTGATTAACCCAAGGCTATCTACTGGTTCTTGGGTCACAAATAATTCAGGTGAAGGAATAGAGAGTTTGGCACAAATTAATATCACCTTTCCCGACAAATCGGTAAGACAGTTCGACGCAGGTATTACGCCGCAAGGTATCGCTGCGTCCATCAGCCGCGGCTTAGCGGAAAAGTGCGTTGCCGCGGAGATCAACGGCAAAACGGTTGATCTGAGCTATCCGATCCAGCAGGATGCATCCGTTAAATTATTGACCACAGATACGCCCGAAGGCATGCAGATTTTCTGGCATTCTTCGACGCACGTGATGGCGCAGGCAGTAAAACGCCTTTGGCCCAAAGCGAAGCTGGAAGACGGACCTCCGACGGAAGCGGGATTTTTCTACGATATTTTATTTCCGGAACCGATCAGTCAGGACGACTTTCCGAAGATCGAAGCGGAAATGGCGAATATCGTGAAGGAAAAATTTTCAACTTCACGAAAAGAACTTTCACAAACAGAAGCAATTTCATTTTTCAAATCCATCGGTGAAGACTTTAAGATTCCGATTATAGAAAATGTTCCTTCAGGCGATACGATCAGCACCTACACGCAGGGCGAGTTTACCGATCTGTGCCGCGGCCCGCATATCCCGAATGTAGGGATGGTCAAAGCATTCAAGATCATGTCCGTGGCGGGCGCATTTTACAAAGGCGATGAAAATAATATTCAGCTTCAGCGTTTGCGCGCCATTAGTTTCCCGAATAAAAAGCAGTTAGATGAATACCTGCACATGCTCGAGGAGGCTAAGAAAAGGGATCATCGCAAACTCGGCCAGGAACTTGAATTATTTTATCTTTCGCCTAAAGTTGGCGGAGGCTTGCCGCTTTGGCTTCCCAACGGAACCACTTTACGTGAGACGCTGGTTGACTTTCTGAGAGATGAACAAAAAAAACAAGGCTATCTGCCGGTTGTGACGCCTCATATCGGAAATATTGAATTGTATAAAACCTCCGGACACTATCCGTATTATAAGGATTCACAATTTGCGCCGATCACGATGGGAGACGGCGAACAATTTCTTCTCAAGCCGATGAACTGTCCCCATCATATTCAGATTTACGCATCCAAACCGCGGAGTTATCGCGATCTTCCGATTCGTCTGGCGGAATTTGGCACCGTGTATCGGTATGAGCAATCGGGTGAATTGAACGGCTTAACCCGCGTACGCGGATTTACCGTGGACGATTCCCACTTATTTGTTCGTCCGGACCAGGTCAAAGAAGAAATGTGCCGCGTCATATCGCTGATTCAGTATGTGTTTAAAACGCTCGGATTCAAAGACTTCAGAACGCGTCTTTCTTTCCGTGATGATAGTAATGAAAAATACGGCGGCGAGATTGCACTTTGGGAGATCGCGCAGAAAGATATTCAGGAAGCGGCGGACGAAATGAAATTAGATTATTTTGTCGGCATTGGCGAAGCCGCTTTCTACGGCCCTAAAATAGATTTCATGATCAAAGACGTGCTTGGCAGAACCTGGCAATTGGGCACCGTTCAATTGGACTATGTATTGCCTGAGCGGTTCAAAATAGAATACACCGGAGCGGATGGCCAGAAACATCGTCCCATCATGATTCACCGCGCGCCGTTCGGTTCGCTGGAGCGATTCATCGGAATTTTGATCGAACAGTTTGCCGGCAATTTCCCGGTTTGGCTGGCACCCGTGCAGGCCATTCTGCTGCCCATTTCCGACCATCACGCGGCTTATGCGCAAGAAACGAAAGAAAAACTAATCCTTGCCGGAGTACGAGCCGATATCGACACGCGCAATGAGAAGATCGGTTATAAAATTCGCGAATCGGAATTAAAAAAGATTCCGTATATTCTTGTGGTCGGCGACAAAGAATTACAAAGCCGGTCGGTATCCGTTCGTCGCCACGGCAAAGGCGACCTGGGCTCGCAGGCAACAGGTGAATTTTTGGACAAAATTTCGAATGAAATCAAAAATAAAGTTATGGAATAATAGTGATCATTCTAAAAAAGGAGAACCGCCATCAGTAAAGAAGATAAAATCAGAATGAACGAACATATCCGTGTGGCGAAAGTCCGCCTTATCGGATCGACGGGTGAACAAATCGGCGTGGTCGACACCGTCGAAGCGCTTCGTAAGGCGCGCGAAGAAAATCTGGATCTGCTGGAGATTGTGCCCAATGCGGAACCGCCGGTTTGTAAGATCATTGATTACGGCAAGTACCGCTACGAGATCCAGAAACGGGAAAAAGACGCCCGGAAAAAACATACCCATCAGGGGGAAGTAAAAGAACTTCGGTTTCGCCCGGCAACGGATGACCATGACTACCAGTTTAAAATGAAACACGCTTTTAATTTTCTAAAAGACGGCTATAAGGTCAAATTGGTTATCGTCTACAAAGGGCGTGAAATTACGAATAAAGAATTTGGTATCGAGTTAGCCGAGCGCATGGTAAAGGACCTCGACGAGGTTGGTAAACTGGACGACCAGATGAAATTTGAAGGACGCAATATGGTGATGGTATTTGTTAAGAAATAGCATCACGAAGGAAAAACATTCCCTAATCAAAATCGAAATTAAACCAAAAAGGAGAATATACAATGCCAAAAATGAAAACGAACAGCGGCGCAAAAAAACGATTTCAGTTGACCGGTAAAGGAAAATTGATGCGGAAAAAAGCAACCGCGCGCCATCTTTTAAGCAGTAAATCCAATCGCCGTAAAAGCGATCTGGGCGGAAAACATCTTGTGGACGATACCGACGTCAACCGCGTGTTGACCATGCTGGGTAAGAAGTAAGCGACTTAAGAAATTATAATCATTTAATAGGAGAAAACCATGCCACGTTCAACCAATAACCCGGCATCCAAAGCTCGCCGCAAGAAGATATTTAATCAGGCGAAGGGCAATTTTGGTAAAAGAAAGAATGTACTGCGTACCGCCATTGAAACGGTCGAAAAAGGAATGACCTATGCGACGCGCGATCGCAAGCTGAAAAAGCGTAATTTCCGTTCTCTGTGGATCGTCCGCATCAATGCGGCTGTTCGTGAACACGGAATGAGCTACTCAAAATTTATCAGCTCTCTGAAGAAACATAACATTGACATCAACCGCAAAGTTTTGGCCGATCTGGCGATGAACGATGCAGCGGCATTCAACAAACTGATCGAAACGGCAAAACAAGCGTAGGTGATCGGTTGTTGATTTTCTAGTTGAAAACTGCTGATTTTGATACGGGCATTTAGCGATTTCCATGTTGCTAAATGCTCTTTTTTTTGTATATTTAGTTCGTTTATTTACGGAGGTTTTTACATATAAGTCATGATTGAATTAGAAAAAATTAAAGAGCAATTTCTCTCCGAAGTTGACGGAAAGAAGCTCGGCCGGTCGGATTGGGAGAAGATTCATACCAAATATATTGGCCGAAAGGGTTTGATTACGGAGGCGACGATTCAATTGAAAGACCTTCCGAAAGAACAAAAACCACAGTTCGGGAAAGTATTAAATGAAGTCAAGAGTTTTGTTGAAAAAAAATTAGGAGAAATCAAGGAGGAACTGCTTAAATCGGAAGATGCGCTTCAGGATCATTTTGATTTTACTCTGCCGGAGCGGAAACAATTTATCGGCCATACTCATCCTCTGACGCAGATACTGGATGAGATCAAATCCATATTTGACAGCATGGGTTTTACCGTTGCGGACGGACCGGAAGTTGAACTTGACTATTACAATTTTGAAGCGGTGAATATTCCGAAAGATCATCCCGCGCGGGATATGCAGGATACTTTTTTTTTCAGCGATAACGTCGTGTTAAGAACGCATACGACGCCCGTGCAGGCGCGCATGATGGAAAAACAGAAGCCGCCGATCCGCATTATATGTCCTGGCAGAGTATACCGTAAAGACACGCCGGATGCGACGCATTTGCCTGTGTTTAATCAGGTTGAAGGGTTGGTGGTCGATGAAAACGTCACGTTCGCTGATCTAAAAGGAACGATTGGCACATTCGTTCATCGAATGTTTGGTAAAGAAATCGGCACGCGTTTTAGGCCGTCATTTTTTTCATTTACGGAACCCAGCGCTGAGGTTGATATCAGTTGTATTTTCTGTAAGGGTAAAGGTTGCCGTGTATGCAAAAATTCAGGCTGGATCGAGATCATGGGATCCGGCATGGTCAATCCGAAATTATATGAATATGCAGGATATGAAAAAGGCCGTTACAGCGGGTATGCGTTCGGTATGGGCGTTGAGCGCATTGCGATGTTAGCTTATGATGTCAACGATCTGCGGCTGTTCCTGGAAAATGATATTCGTTTTTTGCGGCAATTCTAAAGTGTCGAAAAAAACATAAAAGTTAAGAAAGGTTAAATAATGTTTGGTGTATTGAGGTTTTTGCTTTTAGGTATTTTGTTTTATGCCGTATTTAAAGCGGTGCGATTTATTTTTCAAATGACGAATGCAAATCGGCATCGTCGACAAGGCGGTTTTCAGAATCAAAAACACAGCGATCCCTCGAAAGAGGTTAAGAACGCGTCGTTCAAATCGGAAGACGTTCAGGATGCGAATTTCAAGGACATAAAATAATGTCCCATCCGGATATGCACGCAAAATAAACACATAGGAATTATCATGATAAGAGATATTGTCAAAACAAGTAACGCACCGGCGCCGATCGGGCCTTATAATCAGGCTATTATTGCTTCCGGCAAAATGATATTCACATCGGGACAAATATGCATCGACCCTAAGACCAATCAGGTTATGGCATTGGATATCAAAGGACAGACGCGCCTTGTGCTGGAGAATATTAAGGCGATATTAACGGCCGGAGGTTCGAGCATGAAAAATGTAATCAAGACATCAGTGTTTTTGAAAAATATGTCGGATTTCACTGCAATGAATGAAGTCTACGCTGAATATTTATCTGAAAATGCACCAGCGCGCTCAACCGTTGAAGTTGCACGACTGCCGAAAGACGTACTGGTAGAAATTGACTGTATTGCTCTGGTCGATTAGCTTATCTGTAATTTGTATGGACGCATAATGCTATGCGGTTCTCACTAACATTACTATAAAAAAGTATGAATCGTAAGTGGTTTGTCGTGATTAACCCGGCCTCAAACAGGGGATCGGGGGCGAAATCTGAACCGGAGATCCGTCATTGGTTAGACAGGCAAAAGATTGACCATGATGTTTTGGTTACCACCCAATCCAGCGAGGCTTTGCCGTACGTAATTGAAAAAACGTATAGTCACGACGTCATCATTGCCGCCGGCGGCGATGGAACCGTTCACGAGGTCATCAATGGGATGATGCAGGCGCGCGTTAAAAACGGAAAAAACGATAACATGGCTGCTCTGGGCGTTCTGCCTATAGGCTCCGGCAATGATTTTGTCAAAATGATTAATATTCCCGTACATCTCCAAAAAGCGTTCAATATCCTGGAACAAAAAAAGATCATGCCCGTGGACGTAGGGCAGATAAGTGTCGATGGAAATCATACACGTTTTTTTAATAACAATATTGGGGTTGGTTTTGACGCTTATGTGAATTATGAGAGCATCAAAATAAAACATCTTCGCGGAGTTGCTATATATTTAACTGCGGTGCTCAAATCGTTATTCAAATATAAGCCGCCTTTTATGCGGGTTGATATCGGCGGCGAAAAATTCAGCCGCAACATTTTGATGTTAACTATCGGTAACGGGAAATGCTCCGGCGGCGGATTCTATATCACCCCGAACGCTAAAATAGACGACGGGTTCTTTGACGTATGCGCAATAGATGCGATGGGCAAAGGGCGTATGCTTTCGAGCTTGGTGAAAGTAATGAAAGGGGCGCATCTGAATGTGGCCGGCGTCATGCTTCGGCGCGCGACGGAGGTTGAGATCCATTCTGACGAGGCGCTTCCTATTCATGCTGACGGCGAAGTAGTCACGCTGGATGCGCATGAAATCAAGCTCAAGATCATACCTTCAGCTTTGCAGGTCATTCACGGTAATCACATGGCATTATAATTTTTAGATATGGCAGATAACGAGAAAAAAACGGCGGACTCCTCCGAAGATAAATCCGAGGCGTATTATCAGGATGAGGTTCAGATCGTCGAATATGAATTGACAACCAAGAAAGCGTCGCGTCGTCAGCGGCATGTCGTTGAAGATTTTTCAATGGACGGGCTTTTTCTTGATACCATGTCTTTGATCGAGGACGTCAACAAAGAGACGACGTTCAAGAAACAGAAAAAATCTTTCGAACAGGAACGTGAACGTCTTTTGGAAGAAGCCGGCTCCAATCCACAGACTCAACTCGAAGTCATTCAGGCCTACTCGGTTAATTTCATGCGTAATGTTTCGGACGAATTGACCGGTCTGGCTCATGAGATCGAAAATCAAAAACTAGTCGTAGGCCGGAATCAGGAAGTGGCCAATCAGTGCTACAATGTTCGCGAATGTCCTGATCATGCGTGTATTGCCTATCAGGCGGTGAATCCGCGATGCTGGTTTGTTGCCGGCGAAAACTGCGGATGCCGTACGCATTTGGGAATCCCTTCCTGTTATGAGTGCCAGGTTTTTCAAATGGCTACGAAAGATCCGGTGACGCGCATCCGCGAAACGGTATTTTATGTGCTCGGATTAGTGCGAAACCGCACGGAAAAGCTGCGTGCTTTTGAACGCGACGTAAAGGAATTGAAAGACCGGTTGCATCAAACGCAGGTCATCCATAAGCAGGAACATATCTCGGTCATGGATGAAGCCTTATTCGAAAAGCAAGTTCTGGGCGAACTGGTTAACATCACCAAAAAGACCGGGCAAGAGGATTCGGAACCAAACAGGGAAATTTTTGATCAGCATAAAATATTGACGGAACAGCTTGGCGCGGCGTATTTGCAATTGCAGTCTTTGACTTCGGAATTGGAACGGAGCAATAAAGAGCTTGAAGAAAAAATCGCCGACCGGACGGAGGAATTGAGAAAAAGCAACGTTGCCTTGCGAGAAGCTGTAAAGAAAGCGCAGGAGGCCGACAGTTTAAAATCCGAATTTATCGCCAATGTGAGTCATGAATTGCGAACGCCGCTTAATTCCATTATAGGTTTTTCAAAAGTGCTGATGAGCGGTATTGACGGCGACATTACGGATACCCAGCGCGTGGACCTTTCGGCAATTTATAACAGCGGGCGGCATTTGTTGGAAATCATCAACAGCATACTTGAACTGTCCAAGATAGAAGCCGGAAAAATGGAACTTCATAGTACGACTTTTGATTTAGTGCCGATCGTTCATGAAATCGTGACCGCGAGCCAGACTCTTGTCATGGGTAAGAAGATTAAGATCGAAAGTAAGATTGAAGGAACCATTCCTGTTATCGAAGCTGATGTCACTAAAATACGGCAAATTATTTTTAATCTTATTTCCAATGCTGCAAAATTTACCGAAGAAGGATTTATCACCGTTCGACTACGCGCCGACAAAAGCCGCGTTGCTGTCAGCGTGATCGACACAGGAATTGGAATTGATAAAGATCATATTGACGCCGTTTTTGAAAGATTTCGTCAAGTGGACGGTTCTACGACCCGGAAAGCCGGCGGAACGGGTCTCGGCTTAAGTATTGCGAAAAAATTCGTCGAAATGCATGGCGGAGAAATGCGTGTGGATAGTAAACTCGGTAAAGGTTCAGTTTTCACCATGATACTTCCCCTTAAGCAGAAATCATCTGAACCAAAAAAAGAATAAAGGAACTTGACTACGCCAAAAAAAGCAACAAAAATACTTTACGTTGAGGATAATGAGATGAATCGCCTGCTGGTGCGGCGATTGCTCGAACCGCGCGGGTATCAGCTCTTTGAGGCCAACGACGGCATCAGCGGCGTGAAATTGGCAGAGGAAATCGAACCTGATTTGATTTTGATGGATATCAATTTGCCTTTGCTGGACGGCCATGCCGCAACGACGCGTATCAAAAGTATTGACAGGCTGGCCGGCATTCCTATCATTGCGCTTACGTCCAACGTTATGGAAGGTGACCGACAGCGATCACTTGTAGCCGGCTGCGACGGGTACATTAAGAAACCGCTTGACGTTGATGAATTCCCGGGGCAGATCGAAGGTTATTTGCGCGGAAATCGTGAAAAAGTAGAAGAAAATGATGAGCAGGTTTTTTATAAAGAATACAGCGCCAAGCTCGTACTTAAGTTACAAAAACACATTGAGGAACTCGAAGAAAAAAACCAAAAGATCGAACAGCAGTCCAAGGAAATGCGCGAGGCCTATCTGGGTATCATTTTGTCATTTGTACGGGCTGTGGAAGAAAAACATTCTTATACGGCCGGCCATTCCGCGCGCGTGCGGTCTTTTTGTTTGAAAATAGGCGAGAAGTTGCAGCTCGATTTACACCAGATGGAGAATCTCGGGCAAGGGGCATTGCTGCATGATATTGGAAAACTGGTGGTCGAAATTTCCAGTTTAAAAAATGTTACCGGACTCTCTGATCAGGAATGGGAGGAAATGAAGAAACATCCGGAGATCGGATACAAAATTCTCAAACCAATTAAATTTTTGTCAGGTATTGTGAATATGGTACATCAGCATCATGAACGCTGGGACGGAAAAGGTTATCCACAAGGTTTGAAAGGAGACCAAATTGATTTTCTGGCCAGCATTGTTGCGGTGGCAGACAGCTACGATGCGATGACTTCTCAGCGCGGTTACAACAAAGTCTTAACCGTCGAAGAAGTTATTGATGAGTTCCGAAAATGCTCCGGCACAAAATATAACCCCGTTGTCGTTGATGGATTAATAGCGGTATTGGCTGATATACGACAACGTGATTCCAGCAGGGTCCATTAACCCTCAAAACAAAGTTCTTGCCTTGCCCCCGCCTTTTAGATAAATTGGAGTTACTTGCAACAACAACATTCCAACAAAGTAAGACATAATATCATTATCCGGAGGATTCATTTGTTTCGATCGAAATGCGCCTTAGTATTGATTTTTGGTTTCTTAGTGGGTTGTGAAATGCCTAAGATGCCCACGGTGAATGCAAAGTTGACTATTCCGCTGACCAATGAGCATTACGATATATATCGCCTGAAAAAGGATTTGGAGAATAAGAAAGATTCACTAAAACTCGCCATCGTGAGCGATTCCGTGTTATTAACCATTAACCATGATGAACATGTTCAGATCGGCGACAATCTGGACACCGATCCTACCGTAGATTCAACGGACGGTTTGATCAGTAACGACCTGAAACTAAGAGATTCAACCACCACCACATTTTCTCTGGGAGTATTGGGCCCAGCGTCAATAGATGCGTTGGCTAATACCAACGTGATTATTCCTGCCTTTAGTTTTCCGCAAAGATCTAAGACGGTAACGTTCGCCAAATTCACAGGGGCGACCATTCTCAACGGGTCAACGATAAAGACAACGGTCACGAATAATACACAAGTTGGTTTTGACACTCTGATGATTGTTATTATCGGCCAGAATAGCGCACGTATTGACAGTTTTATGTCCGTAGTAACTTCATTGGGCGACACCGATACAAGAGTTAAAACATTTACTTCGACGACGGTCGTAACGACGCCTTTTACAGTTCGGGTTTACGGCCATTCGACAGGCTCCGGCAGCAGTGTTCTCGTTGATACCAGCCGATCTGTTTCAATCAAAATGGTCGTAGATATTACCGGCTCAAGTATTACAGGGCGATTCCCATCTCAGGTCATCACGCGAGCCGATTCATTTAAGACGTCATCGAATTCTGTGATAGATAGCGGATACATAAGTTCCGGGAAATTAACTTTGAATTTTACTAAGACCATTCCTGTTAATGCCACCGTTTTGTTCACTTCCGAAGACTTCGACTCAGCCGGTCAATCGCTCACTCGTTCAATTCGCGTGACCAATAGCACCGCGCCGGTCATTCTTTTGTTGAATAAATGGAGAGTTGTGCCGAAAGACGCTGCAATTGGAAACCAATACCTGGATTATGACTATACTTACACGACCGACTCGATATCCGCTACCGGCACTCCGCAAACGATGGCGAACGGGCAAGGAATCAAAGTACGAGCAACTCTCGACACAATGAAGTTCTCAAGGCTAAGGGCGACGCTCGCGCAGGAGCAGGTTGATCTCGACAGATCTGCCCAATCCATTGACATCAAGCATCTTGATAGTGTCCAGATCAAACGAGCTTTCTTTGAAATTATTACGGATCACCGGATTTCGTTTCCCATGTCATTGGATGTAACTATCACAGGAAAACGTCTGCCAAACATCACCAAGACAGCCCATATTGTTGCGGATATTCCACCCTACTCAACCGGAGTCTCCCAACAGGACACGATTCGCACAACGAATTATGACGAAGTTGCGGACTTATTAAGCATTTTGCCCGACTCAATTATTGTGACGGGTATGGTTTTCGTAGGCGATGACATAACCTCCGGCGTGGTAAACAGGGAGGATTTCATCAATGCGCAGATCAACTTGCGCGCGCCGCTGGTATTTAAATTATTCGGAGATTCAGCAAGTAATTTAGTGAAGACGGATCCTTCAAAGATCGACATAAGCGAAAACCAGAAACAAAAGCTTTACGATCGGCTAAAAAGCATATCTATCAGAGGGAAGATCCGTAATCATTTTCCCGTTCCTATTTCCGTACAGTTTTTTATTGACAGCAGTAAAACGGATCCGCCAACTGA is a window encoding:
- a CDS encoding DUF393 domain-containing protein codes for the protein MAQKPIIFFDGVCGLCNRAVDFLIRHDKNRIFLFAPLQGETALRELPGSLTNNPETIVCKDCGALYYKSDAILHIMIKIGGIWKLTTVFYILPRFLRDFFYDIVANNRYKIFGKKASCRMPSPEERALFLN
- the thrS gene encoding threonine--tRNA ligase; this translates as MAQINITFPDKSVRQFDAGITPQGIAASISRGLAEKCVAAEINGKTVDLSYPIQQDASVKLLTTDTPEGMQIFWHSSTHVMAQAVKRLWPKAKLEDGPPTEAGFFYDILFPEPISQDDFPKIEAEMANIVKEKFSTSRKELSQTEAISFFKSIGEDFKIPIIENVPSGDTISTYTQGEFTDLCRGPHIPNVGMVKAFKIMSVAGAFYKGDENNIQLQRLRAISFPNKKQLDEYLHMLEEAKKRDHRKLGQELELFYLSPKVGGGLPLWLPNGTTLRETLVDFLRDEQKKQGYLPVVTPHIGNIELYKTSGHYPYYKDSQFAPITMGDGEQFLLKPMNCPHHIQIYASKPRSYRDLPIRLAEFGTVYRYEQSGELNGLTRVRGFTVDDSHLFVRPDQVKEEMCRVISLIQYVFKTLGFKDFRTRLSFRDDSNEKYGGEIALWEIAQKDIQEAADEMKLDYFVGIGEAAFYGPKIDFMIKDVLGRTWQLGTVQLDYVLPERFKIEYTGADGQKHRPIMIHRAPFGSLERFIGILIEQFAGNFPVWLAPVQAILLPISDHHAAYAQETKEKLILAGVRADIDTRNEKIGYKIRESELKKIPYILVVGDKELQSRSVSVRRHGKGDLGSQATGEFLDKISNEIKNKVME
- a CDS encoding translation initiation factor IF-3; translation: MNEHIRVAKVRLIGSTGEQIGVVDTVEALRKAREENLDLLEIVPNAEPPVCKIIDYGKYRYEIQKREKDARKKHTHQGEVKELRFRPATDDHDYQFKMKHAFNFLKDGYKVKLVIVYKGREITNKEFGIELAERMVKDLDEVGKLDDQMKFEGRNMVMVFVKK
- the rpmI gene encoding 50S ribosomal protein L35 — encoded protein: MPKMKTNSGAKKRFQLTGKGKLMRKKATARHLLSSKSNRRKSDLGGKHLVDDTDVNRVLTMLGKK
- the rplT gene encoding 50S ribosomal protein L20 → MPRSTNNPASKARRKKIFNQAKGNFGKRKNVLRTAIETVEKGMTYATRDRKLKKRNFRSLWIVRINAAVREHGMSYSKFISSLKKHNIDINRKVLADLAMNDAAAFNKLIETAKQA
- the pheS gene encoding phenylalanine--tRNA ligase subunit alpha, with the protein product MIELEKIKEQFLSEVDGKKLGRSDWEKIHTKYIGRKGLITEATIQLKDLPKEQKPQFGKVLNEVKSFVEKKLGEIKEELLKSEDALQDHFDFTLPERKQFIGHTHPLTQILDEIKSIFDSMGFTVADGPEVELDYYNFEAVNIPKDHPARDMQDTFFFSDNVVLRTHTTPVQARMMEKQKPPIRIICPGRVYRKDTPDATHLPVFNQVEGLVVDENVTFADLKGTIGTFVHRMFGKEIGTRFRPSFFSFTEPSAEVDISCIFCKGKGCRVCKNSGWIEIMGSGMVNPKLYEYAGYEKGRYSGYAFGMGVERIAMLAYDVNDLRLFLENDIRFLRQF
- a CDS encoding RidA family protein, whose product is MIRDIVKTSNAPAPIGPYNQAIIASGKMIFTSGQICIDPKTNQVMALDIKGQTRLVLENIKAILTAGGSSMKNVIKTSVFLKNMSDFTAMNEVYAEYLSENAPARSTVEVARLPKDVLVEIDCIALVD
- a CDS encoding diacylglycerol kinase family lipid kinase; translation: MNRKWFVVINPASNRGSGAKSEPEIRHWLDRQKIDHDVLVTTQSSEALPYVIEKTYSHDVIIAAGGDGTVHEVINGMMQARVKNGKNDNMAALGVLPIGSGNDFVKMINIPVHLQKAFNILEQKKIMPVDVGQISVDGNHTRFFNNNIGVGFDAYVNYESIKIKHLRGVAIYLTAVLKSLFKYKPPFMRVDIGGEKFSRNILMLTIGNGKCSGGGFYITPNAKIDDGFFDVCAIDAMGKGRMLSSLVKVMKGAHLNVAGVMLRRATEVEIHSDEALPIHADGEVVTLDAHEIKLKIIPSALQVIHGNHMAL
- a CDS encoding response regulator: MTTPKKATKILYVEDNEMNRLLVRRLLEPRGYQLFEANDGISGVKLAEEIEPDLILMDINLPLLDGHAATTRIKSIDRLAGIPIIALTSNVMEGDRQRSLVAGCDGYIKKPLDVDEFPGQIEGYLRGNREKVEENDEQVFYKEYSAKLVLKLQKHIEELEEKNQKIEQQSKEMREAYLGIILSFVRAVEEKHSYTAGHSARVRSFCLKIGEKLQLDLHQMENLGQGALLHDIGKLVVEISSLKNVTGLSDQEWEEMKKHPEIGYKILKPIKFLSGIVNMVHQHHERWDGKGYPQGLKGDQIDFLASIVAVADSYDAMTSQRGYNKVLTVEEVIDEFRKCSGTKYNPVVVDGLIAVLADIRQRDSSRVH